The window ACAGGCAAATCAACAACACCGCGTCCAGAATAACGGCCAGCACTTGTGCGAGCGGGATCTGTCGTTCCCATCGGAGGAAGCCCGCTGGGCAGATGGCTCCGGCAGACTGTGCGGAGAGGGCAAGGGTAGTTCTTGCGGAGCATGCCCAgatgacggcgacaacgacgtAACGAACAGAGCCTACGTTGAAGCAACGCCGCGGCCGGTTTTCCAACCCGGGGTGCTGTTGTAGTTGGATGGCAGTGGGTGAAGCTGTCGTGAACAGGGCGACCAGAGCCGGTACGAAGGTCTGTGGCTCAGTCGTTAGTCACTCATGCTTCCGAGGCGCTCGTCATCTCTATGGTTGGGCGGCACAAACCTCAAAGCTCTCCCACGAGCAGTGAATCGTACGAATCGTGCGCCAGAATAGCAGCGAGCGCAGCACCACGAGGCCTCCGAGGATGAAAGAAGGTgaggacaagaagcagcagTTTTGtacggcgtcgatggccgcTTGGAGGTGCTGTTTCCAGTCATGTTTCAAGCTTGACGGTATTGCAAGTTGATATTCCTGGCTGCTGGTTGGGTCTTTCCTTGGCGAAAGCTTCCTGCAACCTACCGCGATGACGAGACCGGATTCGAACAGCGTCAGGATGGAGAAGTGGATTGGCCGTTCTAGCCAGTGTTAGTGGCTGTCTCCGAGACGTGAACTTATGATGCGGATTTAAGCATCGGCAAGAGAGTGTGTGGTGTCCTACCGAAAGCGGCGCTATTGTTGAATCGAGAGGATATCCAGGCGGTGCAGGTAAGCAGCAAAAAGCTGTAAGCGAGGCGACTGTCAGTACACTAGGTAGATAGAGCAGAGGCGGCTCATCACAGCACAAAGGTTGTGCTGAGTTGGGtacggcgaggccgacatcCAAGGTAGTTTGCCATGACATTTCAAGGCAATTGCATGTGGCTGAACGAAGCCGAGCCAGAAGCCGATGATGTTGTGTGTTTGAGACGGCGAATAGAAGGAAGCAAGGAAGGAATGAAGTTGTTCACTCACCACGCCGCCAAGATGCCGCCGTACTTCTTCAGCGGGTCCGCCATCGGCCGCGACAAGATGCGCCGTCTTGGCAAGCGGAGAGGCGCACGGAGACGAAACGGGGCAGAACGGAACGAAACAAGAGCTGGCTGTAGGtagggagagggagaggagaagatAAACGGCAAAGTAGGATTGAGAAAAAATATAAAAGGCTTCGGAAGACTATTGCATCTTTCCACTCAGAGAGGAGAAGCACGGAACTGAGCGGCAACGGGGTAAGACAGGCCGGAGGAGACTTGGTGATACAGGAATCGTAGGTCCAAGCTTAGCCACCTACTTAGGAaaaggacaagaagcagGGAGACGGAGGATAAAGGGGACAAACATGGAAGTCACCAACAGTTCGGCAGTAGCCAAGTTGCTAGCGGACGCCTGATACACATGGTGTTGGTTGTTTGTGCAGTCCGTCTCCTCAGGGGCCAGCCAGGTTTGGGGGAACGACACCGCCATTCCCGCTTGtgcctttctcctcttctgaCTGAAGTGAGGGACAATGATGCATTGTAGGGTGGTTGAGCTGCGTTCCGGGTACTGTCATTGTGCCGTACTGCCGGTCCACAGATGGTCGAATACTGCCATGGTccttgttttttttgttcGTGTATAATGGAGCCGTCCAGGCCAGGCCGGACTAATGGATCCCTGGCCTGCAGAAGTCTCTTCGATTCCGTACTCGATATCTCTGCTGGGAAACGGGGCCGATGTCGTTCGCTCCCCTCGGGCTACCGAAGGCTGTGTCACTGTCTATGTGTGGTGCTATGTCCCAGGAATAGCAAGCTGTCGTCATGGGGTAGCTTCTGCAACGGCGGCATGACAAGCCATTGTGGATCAGCGAATTCTGGCCGCTCTTGATGGGCCATGTTTTACGGTGCTAGAAAAGTGTGGCGCTCTTCCAAGGCAGACCGCTAGGGTGCCACTGGAAAACcaaagaggggggaaaaggggagCGTGCGGCCTGCTGCAACGGTAGACGCGTGTGTCTGTCCTACAAAACCAGTAGCGGCCGTGTTTGTTGGTGGAGAAGAACCGTCAATACGAATACATCATATCTGTATAAtgcggcagcagcagacgACTCGTGGTCCATGGAACATGGACATTGCCAGCCGCCCCTCGTGGTACAGCCCACCCAGACATTCCGATCTGCGGGCCTGGGTGGACCTGGCACGTTTTGGATTTGGCTCATCACGAAAAATGCGGACGAGAAAAAGACGAGACGACAGATGACGACCATGTTGAGACGAACCGTGTGTTGATGGGAGCATGCGTCTGGGAATCAAATTGACCTTGCCGTTGCTATAAGGAGTGAAGTAAGTAACGTCGAGTACAGGCCCATCATCATGCACCTAGAAACACATTACCCATGTAGGGTTATAATAACAACGCAACTGTTTCTTCCCGTCAACCTGCACAACAGCAGACAGGGCGAATAACCTCATTTCGCCTCAGCGGGAACCCTGCCGTCAGCAAACTGCCAGCCCTGTTGACACCAATCCCCGTGAGCGGCCCCGAGCGTTGAGTGAGATTGGTAGCACGCCCGCACTCAGCCACTGGaccacaccaccatcaacggcCATCTTTGACAAAGTGCAGAGCGATACGACGCGATGCAATGCGATACGATGCGAGACTCATTCATGACACTGCCATTGATTCATCCAGCCCAGGATTGATCCCCTTTTCTATGGTATTGACTTTTGTCTTTCACTTTTAGTCGCCGACATGCGAATATCacttttcttctccttcttgacctTCCAATCCTGCCGGGAACTCCTCCAGTGCTGCCGTCATTGCTGTGTGTGTCTTGAATCAAGCACGCTCCCGTCTTCTGGGGGCGGCGCGGATGATGTCGTCTacgcgaagaagaagctgctTCAAAGTTAGTCATTCGTTCCCCAAAACCCATCCGTGGAACACAGGAAGGAACCCAGAAACGTACCTCTGCTGCCTCGCTGGCAGACGAAACCACCGCTCTCTTCAACTTGTAGCTCTCCACGACACCCAGATCCCGCATATCGGTGATGCCACCACCGGGCGTCAGGAGATCCAATCCGTAATTCGTCATGCCATCGTAAATGGCCTTTCTCAGACGCGCAACAAGCTCGCCAGAGTCGAGACCCGCGTTGTCGGCCAGGATAGTGGGCAACTGACGCAGCGCAATCGCGAAGCTGCTGACAGCCATCTGCTTCTTGCCCTCAACGCGCGTCGCGGCACCCTCAACAGCCTTGGCCATGACCATCTCGGCACAGCCGCCACCCAGAGTCGTCCACGGCTCCTTTACCGTCTGTGACAGGACGGCCAGGGCGTCGTGCAGACTGCGCTCCGCCTCGTCCAAGAGCTGATCCGTGGCACCGCGCAGCACAATCGTGCAGGCCTCGCCAGCGCCAACACCAGAGAACTTAATCAGCGTGTCCTCGCCGATAATGACCTCCTCAATCAAGTCGCACTGTCCCAGCTTGACCTGGTCGGGGTGGTCAAAGGTCGACGCAATCTCGCCGCCCGTCACTAGAGCCAGCCTCTCAATGCCATCAAAGTCGGCGTGCTCGATGGACATGATACCCGCATCCGTGAAGAGCTGCTCGGGCCAGTTGTAGATGAGTTGTCTGTTGATGAAGCAGTTGATGCCATGCGCCTTGATCTTCTCCACCTTggccttcatcttctccttctccgccTTCTCGAGGTCCGCCAGCTTGCTGGTCGTTCCCACCTTGACGCGGGCGCCAAAGATCTTGATCTTGTCCGTGTCCATCGACGTGTTGGCCACCAggatcttggccttctccagACGCTTGGGCTGGTTGACGCCAATTttcttgtcgaggatgaAACCCTCGTCGAGGTACGAGTCGCTcagcttgccgccggccttcttgatGATCTGGATATGGCTGAGGTCCGATGAGTTCTTGAGACGCAGCACGGCTTCGCAGGCGAGCTGGGAGAAGTGGTCACGATCCTGGGCCAGGACCTTGGAGCTGAGGGTTGTGCGGGCGATGGCCCGCAGGTCTTTCCTGAAAGCCTCGGGGGTGTTGCtgcggtcgacggcggattccttgagggccttgagggcgGCCTGGCTCGCTATCCGGTAGCCCTCGATGATGGTCTGGGGGTGGATCTTCTTGTCGACAAGCTTCTCGGCTTcgcggaggagctcggccGCGAGAACGGCAACCGAAGTGGTGCCGTCACCGACCTCATCGTCCTGGACCTTGGAAATGTTGACCAGGACCTTGGCTGCCgcgttgtcgagggcgatAGACTTCAGGATGGTGGCGCCGTCGTTCGTGACCATGATCTCGCCGGTTGATCTGGATGTTTGTCAGCCACAGTCATGAGGGTGGATCGAGGTGGGATGAATAGGAGTATCGTCTGTAGGCGGGGGTTTTAACGTACGCAGACTGCAGAATCTTGTCCATACCCTTGGGGCCAAGGGTGCTCTTGACGAgatcgccgacggcgatggcgccgacgaaggcGGAGAGACGGGCattctctcccttctcctccgtgGTTCCGTCCTCGAAGATTTGTGTCGGGCTGAAAGACGACTGGAGGGGTACGGCACACCTAGTTAGCGACTGCGACTGTTGGGTAGACGAGAGTCGGCATCAGTTCGTGACGCACCATGATGAATGTGATATTCTTCAGACACTCTGTATCGAGATCGAACGGGTGACTGAACTCGGGTGTGGGTGGGGAGCGGAAAGCAGAGGTTGTCTGGGTTGTACGGGATTCCTCAGCCTTGGGAAAGCTTCACCGAGAAAATCGTCGTCGAAATTTTGGGGGGGTTCAGCCTGGCGAAGTGGGGTGCTGCTGGGCAGGAGCTTCCGTGTGATTAGCGAAGCAGAGCTGCTGTGGTGATTCCAGAG is drawn from Colletotrichum destructivum chromosome 6, complete sequence and contains these coding sequences:
- a CDS encoding Putative T-complex protein 1, beta subunit, with the translated sequence MSSFSPTQIFEDGTTEEKGENARLSAFVGAIAVGDLVKSTLGPKGMDKILQSASTGEIMVTNDGATILKSIALDNAAAKVLVNISKVQDDEVGDGTTSVAVLAAELLREAEKLVDKKIHPQTIIEGYRIASQAALKALKESAVDRSNTPEAFRKDLRAIARTTLSSKVLAQDRDHFSQLACEAVLRLKNSSDLSHIQIIKKAGGKLSDSYLDEGFILDKKIGVNQPKRLEKAKILVANTSMDTDKIKIFGARVKVGTTSKLADLEKAEKEKMKAKVEKIKAHGINCFINRQLIYNWPEQLFTDAGIMSIEHADFDGIERLALVTGGEIASTFDHPDQVKLGQCDLIEEVIIGEDTLIKFSGVGAGEACTIVLRGATDQLLDEAERSLHDALAVLSQTVKEPWTTLGGGCAEMVMAKAVEGAATRVEGKKQMAVSSFAIALRQLPTILADNAGLDSGELVARLRKAIYDGMTNYGLDLLTPGGGITDMRDLGVVESYKLKRAVVSSASEAAELLLRVDDIIRAAPRRRERA